TACTCAATGACAGTGAAATAAAAGCAAAAAAGGGAATCACAAACATCAATGTCAGCTTACTGCTTTTCTTTGCAATCTTTCTCTCCTGAAAAAAATCCCACAGGGCTGATCCAATAATTAAGGCGCCGCAGATGGCAAAAATAAATCCACCGATATCAGGAAATGAAAACGCGCTGAAATTCAACAATTGCTTATATCCGATAAGAGGTGGTTGATAAGCCATGCCGGGAACCTGTATCGGTGCAGACGGATCAAGATTGTGTCCATAGGCGTATTCCCAAAAGTAGAAATCGGTTAGTGAAACAGCCGCAATGATCACGAACAGTATTGCATATAGCCGAAGAAAGATTCTTCTGTTAAGAAATAAAACCAGCAAGCCAAGCAGTGCATAACCAATGATTACAAAGGGCAGTATTTTAAATTCAATGAAATCCTCATCGTGAAGTGTTTTCATGCCAATGTAGTGATTCAGTCCATTAATGATGGCAACATCACCCGTGAGTTTGGTTGCCCAGATCTTCATCGTCAAACCTTCGGGATATTGTGGTGCTACCAGTGATATTTTCCATATAGGAAGAAAAAGTACCGTTGCCATTGCAAGGGAAGCAATGAGAACAATTACTCTGAACACAAACGATAACTTATGCTTCATAAAATTCAGTTTCAACGCATTAAAATTGATCTGCTGTTTTTTGGTTCAGTCCTATCGTAAAAAGGAGCAGCGGATCTTAGCTCGCTGCTCCGGTACAACAGAACTAAATAGTCTATTACGGATTCAGCGGCGGCGCTTGCTGCCCTGTGCTGAAACTGATCGGAAGCGTACTTCCCGCAGGAGATACTCTCATGTAACCTTGCATTTCCTGATGCAAAGCGCTGCAAAAGTCAGTGCAATAGAATGGAACTATACCGACCTGATCTGGTACAAATTTCAGTGTTTGCGTTTCGCCGGGCATAATGAGAATTTCCGCGGTATTCGCACCTTTTATTGCGAAGCCATGCGGCACATCCCAGTCCTGTTCGAGATTGGTGACATGGAAATAAACTTCATCCCCCAATCTTACTCCTTCAATGTTGTCGGGTACAAAGTGTGAGCGAATAGCAGTTGCATACACGTCAATTCTGTTTCCCTTGCGCTCTACCCTCGCTTCCTTTTCACCTTTTGCAACAAAAGGGTTTTTGTTTTCTTCAATCTTGAAAAATTTAACGGAGTTTTTGGAAATCACATCCGCAGCAACGGCCTGTGCATAATGCGGTTCACCCACGGTTGGAAAATCAAGAATCAATCTCATTTTGTCACCCGAAATATCATACAACTGTGCGCTCTGTGCCAATTCCGGTCCGGTTGGCAGGTACCGGTCTTTTGTAATCTTATTATAAGCAATTACATATTTCGGATTGGGCTTACGGGAATCGCCACCGGGAATACAAAGGTGACCAATGGAATAGTAAGTCGGAGCCCTGTCAAGAACGGTGAGATCTTTGATATTCCATTTCACTATTTCTGACGAAACGAAAAATGAAGTGTACGCATTTCCTTTTCCATCAAACTCAGTATGTAACGGACCAAGGCCGGGTTTTTTCACTTCACCATACAATACTGATTCATACTTAAGAACAGGAATGCTGTCGTAATTGCCAATGAAATCCTTTTTAGCAATGGCATCCATCATCTTTGTAAAGGAGAACACCGGTATTACTGCGGCGAGCTTTCCGCTGCCGACAATGTATTCGCCGGTTGGATCCACATCGCATCCATGCGGCGACTTGGGACATGGGATGAAATATACAATCCCTTCAAGCCCTGTGGGGTCAAGCACGGTAACTTCATTTTCAATAGTTGAAGTGGCCATATGTGTTTCGTCACTGTAAACATTGTGCGCATACTGCACTTTTTCCACCCTTCCTTTTCCGGCTTTCAGATATTCTTCCGCTTTTTTCCAGTTTACAGCCATGATAAAATCTTTATCTTTTTGCGATGCATTTACTTCGAGCAAAGTATTGGCCTGTTCTGTATTGTAACAGGAAAAGAAAAACCAACCATGCGACGGTCCTTTTCCGGCGTGACTCAAATCAAAATTTACTCCGGGCAGCAATAACTGAAAAGCAATCTTCATTCTTCCGTTCGTCTGATCAACACTGATGAAACTTACGGTGCCATGGAAATTCTTTTTATAGGTATTGATTGGCACATCGCGTTCTTTTCCCATGGGAATACTGAACCTTGTTCCGGCAATTACATACTCGGTATTTTCTGTTATAAAGGGTGAAGAGTGGTTGCCTGCGCTGTTGGGTATTTCAATGATCTCATCCGTACGGAAAGTGGCAAGATTGATGCGCGCGATGCGTGGAGTGTTGTTGCCATTTCCAAAAACCCATCTTCCATCTATTTCACCATTCGTTTGCGATAACTCAGTGTGATGCAAATCATCCCAGGGCACAAAGCCGTGAGAAGTATTCAGCATTGGGGAAGTATTTTCATTGAAGCCATATCCGCTTTCGGCAGATTGTGTAAATACCGGAATGATACGCAGCAACCTGCCGGAAGGCAATCCATACACTCCCATTTGCCCGTTGAAACCACCCGAAACAAAGTTGTAGAATTCATCATACTTTCCTGGTGCTACATACACTTCTTGTGCGGCATCACCTGAAATGGCCTGTGCGGCATTTTTAGTTTTGCATGACTTCAGCAAAAAAGCCATGGCTATCACTGTGGTTATCACCAGCAGGTATTTAATGGAAGTTTTCATATCTGTCAATTTACTTTAAGGTTTAAGAGTATTTATAATATTATTTAACACCATCATTCTGACGCATAAATTCAAGTACTTTTCTGGCGTCATCATCATTAAGGTTTTGATTTGGCATTCTGATAAGGCAGGTCTCCAGCATCGCTTGTGCCGCAGCATCTTTATTCAACATTTCATCGGTATTGGTCGCAAAATTCATGATCCACTCAGGTGCTCTTCTTGTTGTCACACCCTTCCAGCCAGGACCTACCAGCCGTTCATCAGTCAGTTTATGGCAACTGTAGCATTTCAATTCAAACACTGTTTTGCCGGCTGTTGCCAATGGAACATCAAGTGTTGCAGGAAGGTCAACATGCGTGAATTTGCCGATGCCTCTTTTGTTTTCAGCTTCATCATTTAATTCAGGATGATCTGTGGTTTTGTTTTCCGGCTGATAGGTATCACCTGATTCATTTTGGTCTGCATTGCTATTCTGTGAATCGTTTGAACAGGAAAAAGCAAAGGCCAGCACCGAGATCGCGAGAAGGTATTTTTTCATAGGGATGGAATTAATTGGTGACAAATATCCTGCGTCTCAAAATAGTGATTTATGATTTAAATCATGTTTTACCCTAACATACATCATATTCTTTAACCAGTTCAAACGGAATAACCCATCAACCGACTTATTAATAGTTTATGGTCTGAACAAAAGATCTTCAATGATAAAATGACAAAAGTCATTATTTGTTGAATACTCCTGTTGCATGTTTGCAGTAAACCCTGTTCAGTTGCATATACCTCAGACTTCCCCAATACTGGCCTGCTTTCACTGCGGAGATGAGTGTGTTGGTGAGTCCATCAGCAGTGGTGATAAAATATTTTGCTGCGACGGCTGCAGGCTCGTGTATGAATTGCTAAGCGAAAATAATCTTTGCACTTACTATCAATTAGAGCAATATCCCGGACACAAACCCTATAGTGGAACGAACAAACGGTTCGCATGGCTCGATGATGAAACAGTAGTGAGTCAATTACTTACCTTTTCAGAAAAAGATATTGCTGCGGTAAAATTTTCGCTGCCTCAGATTCATTGCACCTCGTGCATCTGGCTCCTGGAAAATCTCCACAACATTAAACCCGGAATTATTCATGTGCATACCGACTTTCTGAAGAAGGAAGCTTCGGTTACTTTTAACAATCGACTGATTTCTCTCCGGCAGGTGGTGGAAACGCTGGCGGAAATAGGCTATGAACCGGACCTTCGGCTAAGTGATCTGCACAGGAAAAATGCAGCAAACACTAACAGAACATTACTTTATAAAATTGGAGTAGCCGGCTTTTGTTTTGGAAACATCATGATGCTGAGTTTTCCGGAATACCTGACTGGCGTTACAAGTATTGAACCGGCGCTGCGGCATTTTTTTGGTTTTCTTAACCTCCTGCTTGCGCTACCGGTTTTTTTTTACAGCGCAGGAGACTACTTCATCAATAGCTGGAAAGCGGCCAGACAGAAATATTTCAGCATTGATTTACCCATTGCACTCGGACTTGCGGCAATGCTGATTCGCAGCACTTATGAAATAATTTCAGGTGACGGTGCCGGCTATTTTGATTCAATGACCGGACTCGTGTTTTTTCTTCTTGCAGGAAGATATTTTCAGGAGCTTACTTATAAAAACCTGTCTTTTGAGCGCGATTATAAATCCTATTTTCCGATTGCTGCTACCGTGAAAAAAAACGGAATTGAAATTTCAACGCCTATTTCCAATCTGAAACCCGGTGATAAAATAATTATTCACAGTGAAGAATTAATTCCTGCCGATGCAGTGCTGCTGAACGGTGCAGCAAACATTGATTACAGTTTCGTAACCGGTGAAGCGGTGCCGGTAAATAAAAATACCGGTGATTTGATTTATGCCGGCGCAAAACAAAAAGGACCTGCGATAGAATTGCTGGTGCAGAAAACAGTGGAACAAAGCTACCTCACTCAATTGTGGAATCACGATAGCTTTCTAAAAAACAAACATGCCACGCTTTCAACCCTTTCTGATAAAATCAGCAAGTATTTCACACTTGCTATTTTAATGATCGCCTTGCTTACGGCGATCTATTGGTTTCCAAAAGATATGCATCGCGGTATTCTTGCCTGCACTGCTATTCTCATCATCGCATGTCCTTGTGCATTGGCTATAACCGTCCCCTTTACTTTTGGCAATGTGATCCGCATACTTGGCAGAAATAATTTTTACCTGAAGAATGCTGCGGTGGTGGAATCCATTTCCAAAACAAATAGTATTGTTTTTGACAAAACCGGAACAGTTACCGTACAGCAGACAAAACAGCTCCTGTTCGAAGGCGAAGCACTCACTTCAGAAGAATGGAGGATGATTAAAAGTCTCACTACCCAATCCATTCATCCGCTCAGCAAAAAGATTACGGCCTATTTATCCGGCTTCAACGCAATGAAAGTTGAACATTTCACAGAAACACCGGGAGCAGGAATTGCGGGAGAAATTAATGAAACAATGATTCGGGTGGGTTCCGCGGATTTCATTTCATCGGCGATGTGTCCTATGCACTCATTTTTGAATGGTGATACACGTGTGTATGTTTCCATCAATAACAAATTTGCCGGTACTTTTTGTTTTTCCAATATGCTTCGCGAAGGATTAAAGGAACAGGTGCACCTGCTGCAAAAAGATTTTCAACTTTTCCTGCTAAGTGGTGACAAGGAAGGAGACCGTAAACTAATGGAAGATATTTTTCCGGATAAAGAACAACTGTACTTTCAGCAGTCGCCCACCGATAAACTACATTTTATAGACAACCTCCGGCAAATGAAAAATAAGGTGATGATGATTGGGGATGGATTGAATGATGCCGGCGCTTTGCAACAAAGCGACACCGGCATTGCAGTAAGTGATGATCTTTTGCAATTTTCTCCTGCCTGCGATGCAATTCTTAAAGGCAGTGAATTTAAAAAGCTTTCCTCCTTCCTCCAGTTTTGCAAATCAGCTATTCATATTATCTGGCTCACTTTCGGCATTTCTTTATTATACAATGTAGTTGGAATTTCTTTTGCCGTACGAGGTGAATTGTCGCCAATGGTAGCGGCCATTCTGATGCCCTTAAGTTCTATCAGTGTTATACTGATCACAACGGTTTCAACAAAATGGAAAGCGGCAAAACTTAAACTCTGATAAGAAGTCAGACCTGACTATTCTCTAAAAGGAAAAACTTATTCTTTTCAGTCAACCGCTCTCTATTCGCAATGCTCCATCATTTAATACCTGATAAAAGTCATGATTTCATTTGATATTGGTCATGTTCTTTGCACAATGCCCCCAGATACTTTTATGCCCAGATTATGATTGCACTCATCCTCCTGATCTCCTGTAGTTTAATTGTTGCGGTAGCTTTTCTGATTGGTTTTCTCTGGTCGGTAAGCAGTGGCCAGTATGACGATATCTATACCCCTTCCATTCGAATGCTTTTTGAGAATGAACTAAAAAATGATCAGGAAGCAAGACCTGATACCACAAAAGAAAATCACGAATCATACAGTCAATCACCTACAAAAAAACAACTTCACCCGTGAATCAATCTATTCAACTGGAGCGCTTTGAATACGACAATAAAATTGTCCGCAAATTTTTAATCGCTACAATCTTATGGGGCGCCGTAGGAATGTTGGTGGGATTACTGGCTGCTCTGGAACTCCCATTCCCATGGCTTAATGGTGGCATTCCCTGGATAAGTTTTGGTCGTATACGACCACTCCACACCAATGCTGTAATCTTTGCCTTTGTCGGGAACGGCATTTTCATGGGTGTTTATTATTCATTGCAGCGTTTACTGAAAGCCCGCATGTTCAGCGACCTGCTCAGTCAATTGCATTTCTGGGGATGGCAACTCATTATTGTGCTGGCTGCTGTCACACTTCCATTAGGCTTAACCACCAGTAAAGAATATGCGGAACTCGAATGGCCGATTGATATTCTCATCGCTTTGGTCTGGGTCATCTTTGCTATCAACATGTTCGGAACTATTATTCGCCGTCGCGAACGACACATGTATGTAGCCATTTGGTTTTATATCGCAACAGTGGTAACAGTAGCCGTCCTGCACATCGTAAATTCTCTCGCGATTCCGGTTTCTTTCATGAAGAGTTATTCAATATATGCCGGTGTTCAGGATGCGCTGGTACAATGGTGGTACGGACACAATGCCGTCGCATTCTTTCTTACTACTCCATATCTCGGACTGATGTATTATTTTCTACCGAAAGCCGCTAACCGTCCTGTGTATTCATACCGACTTTCTATTGTACACTTCTGGGCGTTGATCTTTCTTTATATCTGGGCCGGGCCACATCATTTGTTATATACTGCTTTGCCTGATTGGGCACAATCGCTGGGAACTGTTTTCTCCATCATGTTGCTCGCACCATCATGGGGCGGAATGGTAAACGGATTACTTACACTACGCGGAGCATGGGACAAAGTGCGTGAAGATCCTGTTTTAAAGTTTATGGTGGTTGCCGTTACGGCTTACGGGATGGCAACTTTCGAAGGACCGTTGCTCTCCATAAAAAGTGTGAACGCTATTTCACACTATACCGATTGGACGATTGCACATGTGCATGTTGGCGCTTTGGGTTGGAATGGCTTTCTCACTTTTGGTATGCTGTATTGGCTCATTCCACGATTGTATGGCACTTCCATTTATTCGAAAAAACTGGCAAACAACCATTTCTGGATCGGTACGATCGGCATCCTGTTTTATGCTATTCCAATGTATTGGGCTGGTTTTGCAGAAAGTTCTATGTGGAAGGAATTTACACCTGAAGGTTTCCTCCGCTATCCGAATTTCCTGGAAACAGTAAAAAATATTATTCCGATGTATGATGCCCGTGCCATTGGCGGTCTGATATATTTGGTTGGAATGTTCATGATGATTTATAATCTGTGGATGACAGCACGGCAAGGAAAATTTATTGGGGATGAAACTGCTGAAGCCGCCTCTTTAAAATCACAGGAATTACCTGCCGGTCAAACCCACTGGCACCGCAAACTGGAACGTAAACCTATCCGCTTCGCCTTCATCGCACTCATTGTAATTATGATTGGTGGCTTGATTGAAATGATTCCAACATTTATGATTAAGTCAAATATTCCAACCATATCCAGCGTGATGCCATATACGCCGCTGGAACTGGAAGGCCGCGATCTTTACATCCGTGAAGGTTGCAACACCTGTCATTCCCAAATGATCCGACCGTTCCGCTCAGAAACAGAACGTTATGGCGAATATTCAAAAGCAGGAGAATTTGTTTATGACCATCCATTTCTCTGGGGATCGAAACGTACCGGGCCTGACTTGCAACGTGAAGGCAATAAATATCCTAATGCATGGCACTACAATCACCTGATGGATCCAGGAAGCATGTCGCCCGGAAGCATCATGCCTTCTTATGCATGGTTCGGAGAAAATAAACTGAGCACTTATCACACCGCTGATAAAATTCATGCGATGAGAAAATTAGGTGTTCCTTATCCGGATGGCTATGAAGAACAGGCTGAAGCTGATTTGAAAAAACAGGCTGCGATAATTGCCAAAGACCTCAACGATAATGGCGTGCCGGTTAATGGTGATGAAGAAATCATTGCCATCATCTCTTACCTGCAACGACTTGGAACCGACATTAAAAAATCACCTACAGCAAACAACAACTAACCATGTTTCAAAATAATCTCGCTTCCATCACCGGTATTGCTATCTATCCGTTGATTTCGTTTGTGGCTTTCTTCCTGTTCTTTGCCGCTGTAAGTGTTTACGCTTTTATGCAGGATAAGCAGGAAATAAAAAAAATCAGCGAAATGCCATTGCACGATGATGTAATTACGGAACAGCAAAATCATAACGCTTAATAATTGCAGCAGACCTTTTTAAAAATTCGCCATGAAAAAAAATAAGATCACCCTCTTCATCGCAGCTTATGCTTTGCTTTTCTCTTTACCTGTGGCGGCACAGCAGACCGGAACCGCTTCTTCCACAGTAGCTTCTTCCTTCGCTACGTATCAATCATTTTATTACGTAATCGCAGGATTGTTGCTGGTGATGTTCTTTATGATGCTCACGATGTTAAAACTTGCAAAGCTGATTGGTGAACAACAATACCATATCATTCATGGTAAGCCAATGGAAACGGCATCGGAACTGGCTGCTCAAAAAACAAAGGAAGACTGGTTTACAACTGCCTGGAAGAAACTGACCGCCTCCGTTCCAAAAGGAGTTGAGAAAGATGTGATGCTTGACCATAATTATGACGGTATACGTGAACTGGATAATCGGATGCCTCCGTGGTTACAGTACATTTTTATTGTTTCTGTTGCCACAGCAATTACTTACTTATTTGTTTTTCATGTTTACCATATCGGAAAACTTCCTCTCGAAGAATATGCTGCAGAATTGAACCAGGCAGAAACACAAAAAGCGATGATGTTGCAAACAGCCGGTTCTTCCATTGATGAATCGACAGTAAAACTGTTAACAGATGTGTCGTCAATTGCTGCAGGAAAAACAATCTTCATCGCACGCTGCTCTCCTTGCCATGGCCAAAAAGGTGAAGGTGGTGTAGGCCCGAATCTCACGGATGATTATTGGTTACATGGAGGCGCCATTGGTGATGTATTCAAAACAGTGAAGTATGGTATTCCTGCCAAAGGAATGGTAAGCTGGAGTGGTATCCTGAAAGCGGAAGAAATGGAAACAGTTTCCAGCTTTATCATGTCATTGCATGGAACCAATCCGCCGAATCCGAAAGCGCCTCAGGGTGATAAATTTGTACCGCAGGTAATTGTGGCGAGTGATACAGTGGCCGTTGTTATAGATACTACCAAAGTGAAATCATAAAATGACGCAGTAATTGTGCTGCGATTATGAAAGATGATTTCAACATACAATGACTCACGCAATTATAGAACCCGAATCTTTTCGCGACCACCTTTCCATTCTTGATGAGAAAGGAAAGCGCAGGTGGATCTATCCAAGATTCCAGGCAGGAAAAGTATTTACCCGCAGAAATATTTTTGCGTATCTCATGCTCGCACTTTTAGTGATGGGGCCTTTTTTGAAGATTGATGGTCATCCGGTATTTCTCTTCAATGTGCTCGAACGTAAATTCATTGTCTGGGGAATTGCATTCTTCCCGCAGGACTTTTTTCTTTTCGGCCTTGCCATGCTTACTTTTTTTGTTTTCATTATCCTATTCACATCTGTCTTTGGCAGATGGTGGTGCGGCTACGCCTGCCCGCAAACCATTTTCATGGAATTTATTTTCCGGAGAATTGAGTACGCGATAGAAGGAGATGCGCAACAACGGAGACAGCTTGATAAAGCTGAATGGAACGCAGAAAAAATCTGGAAGAAGAGCAGTAAGCACATTCTCTTCTTCTTCATCTCATTTCTCATTTCAAATATCTTTCTCGCTTACATCATCGGTATGGATGAGTTGCAGAAAATCATGACCGAACCGATAACAGAACATTTCATCGGCTTTGTCGCCATCATCGTTTTTTCAGGTGTGTTTTATGTGGTGTTTGCCTTTCTGCGCGAACAGGTTTGTATTGGTGTTTGTCCCTACGGAAGACTGCAGGGCGTTTTGCTCGATAAAGATTCGATGGTAGTTTCCTACGATCATGTGAGAGGAGAACCGAGAGGTAAACTAAATACTGCCGGTACCGGCGATTGTATTGACTGCCATTTGTGTGTGGCTGTTTGTCCTACCGGAATTGATATCCGCAACGGAACACAACTCGAATGCATCAATTGTGCTGCCTGTATTGATGCCTGCAATTCCATCATGCAAAAAGTGCATCGTCCCGAAGGACTGATACGTGTAGCTTCGCACCGTCAGATTTTAACAAAGAAAAAATTCACCATCACCCAACGCATGATCGGCTATGCCTGCCTTTGGACAGTTTTAATTACAGTGCTCGGTTATCTTGTTGTATCAAGGCCGGAAGTTCAAACCACCATTCTTCGGGCACCAGGGCAACTGTTTCAAAAACAGGAACATGATTTCATTTCGAACCTATACACCGTCAACCTGGTAAATAAATCTTTTCACGATCACAACATTGAACTGAAAGTAATGTCACCCGAACATTCGTCGCTTTCAATGGTAGGCAAAAACCTCTTCACAAAAAGTGAAGAAATTACAGATGGAACATTTTTTATCCAACTCCCGCAAAGCGATATTACCAACATTAAAACCAAAGTGCAGATTGCTGTCTATTCAAATGGAAATAAAATTGATCAGCTGGAAACTACATTTATCGGTCCTGTTTATAAACAATCTGGTAGTGAAGAACACACGGAAAAGAAGGAGCTGGAAAATGAAACGGAAAAGGAACACTGAAAATCTATTAACATGAGAATTAACTGGGGAACCGGCATTACCATTACATTTTCGTTGTTTGCTGCAGGCATGTTGTCACTCGTTTGGTTATGTGTTCAACAGCCACAGGATCTTGTAAGTGTTGATTACTACAACCGCGAAATCGCTTTTCAACAGCAAATCAATAAAACCTCGAATACACTTGAACTGTTGCAACCGCTCCAGTTCAATTACGATGCTGCAACGCACTCGGTAATCATTTTATTTCCGCCTGAAATGAAAGGCAAATCTTTAAGTGGTGCACTTCAGTTTTTCAAACCCGACAATGCGGCATTGGATTTTGAGATACCGGTTCATCCTGACCAATCATTAGGTCAACTCGTAGACGCTGGTAAAATGAAGAATGGGTTATGGCAC
The genomic region above belongs to Chitinophagaceae bacterium and contains:
- a CDS encoding c-type cytochrome; translated protein: MKKNKITLFIAAYALLFSLPVAAQQTGTASSTVASSFATYQSFYYVIAGLLLVMFFMMLTMLKLAKLIGEQQYHIIHGKPMETASELAAQKTKEDWFTTAWKKLTASVPKGVEKDVMLDHNYDGIRELDNRMPPWLQYIFIVSVATAITYLFVFHVYHIGKLPLEEYAAELNQAETQKAMMLQTAGSSIDESTVKLLTDVSSIAAGKTIFIARCSPCHGQKGEGGVGPNLTDDYWLHGGAIGDVFKTVKYGIPAKGMVSWSGILKAEEMETVSSFIMSLHGTNPPNPKAPQGDKFVPQVIVASDTVAVVIDTTKVKS
- a CDS encoding heavy metal translocating P-type ATPase metal-binding domain-containing protein — translated: MFAVNPVQLHIPQTSPILACFHCGDECVGESISSGDKIFCCDGCRLVYELLSENNLCTYYQLEQYPGHKPYSGTNKRFAWLDDETVVSQLLTFSEKDIAAVKFSLPQIHCTSCIWLLENLHNIKPGIIHVHTDFLKKEASVTFNNRLISLRQVVETLAEIGYEPDLRLSDLHRKNAANTNRTLLYKIGVAGFCFGNIMMLSFPEYLTGVTSIEPALRHFFGFLNLLLALPVFFYSAGDYFINSWKAARQKYFSIDLPIALGLAAMLIRSTYEIISGDGAGYFDSMTGLVFFLLAGRYFQELTYKNLSFERDYKSYFPIAATVKKNGIEISTPISNLKPGDKIIIHSEELIPADAVLLNGAANIDYSFVTGEAVPVNKNTGDLIYAGAKQKGPAIELLVQKTVEQSYLTQLWNHDSFLKNKHATLSTLSDKISKYFTLAILMIALLTAIYWFPKDMHRGILACTAILIIACPCALAITVPFTFGNVIRILGRNNFYLKNAAVVESISKTNSIVFDKTGTVTVQQTKQLLFEGEALTSEEWRMIKSLTTQSIHPLSKKITAYLSGFNAMKVEHFTETPGAGIAGEINETMIRVGSADFISSAMCPMHSFLNGDTRVYVSINNKFAGTFCFSNMLREGLKEQVHLLQKDFQLFLLSGDKEGDRKLMEDIFPDKEQLYFQQSPTDKLHFIDNLRQMKNKVMMIGDGLNDAGALQQSDTGIAVSDDLLQFSPACDAILKGSEFKKLSSFLQFCKSAIHIIWLTFGISLLYNVVGISFAVRGELSPMVAAILMPLSSISVILITTVSTKWKAAKLKL
- the ccoG gene encoding cytochrome c oxidase accessory protein CcoG, with the translated sequence MTHAIIEPESFRDHLSILDEKGKRRWIYPRFQAGKVFTRRNIFAYLMLALLVMGPFLKIDGHPVFLFNVLERKFIVWGIAFFPQDFFLFGLAMLTFFVFIILFTSVFGRWWCGYACPQTIFMEFIFRRIEYAIEGDAQQRRQLDKAEWNAEKIWKKSSKHILFFFISFLISNIFLAYIIGMDELQKIMTEPITEHFIGFVAIIVFSGVFYVVFAFLREQVCIGVCPYGRLQGVLLDKDSMVVSYDHVRGEPRGKLNTAGTGDCIDCHLCVAVCPTGIDIRNGTQLECINCAACIDACNSIMQKVHRPEGLIRVASHRQILTKKKFTITQRMIGYACLWTVLITVLGYLVVSRPEVQTTILRAPGQLFQKQEHDFISNLYTVNLVNKSFHDHNIELKVMSPEHSSLSMVGKNLFTKSEEITDGTFFIQLPQSDITNIKTKVQIAVYSNGNKIDQLETTFIGPVYKQSGSEEHTEKKELENETEKEH
- a CDS encoding cytochrome c, with product MKKYLLAISVLAFAFSCSNDSQNSNADQNESGDTYQPENKTTDHPELNDEAENKRGIGKFTHVDLPATLDVPLATAGKTVFELKCYSCHKLTDERLVGPGWKGVTTRRAPEWIMNFATNTDEMLNKDAAAQAMLETCLIRMPNQNLNDDDARKVLEFMRQNDGVK
- the ccoN gene encoding cytochrome-c oxidase, cbb3-type subunit I, translating into MQLERFEYDNKIVRKFLIATILWGAVGMLVGLLAALELPFPWLNGGIPWISFGRIRPLHTNAVIFAFVGNGIFMGVYYSLQRLLKARMFSDLLSQLHFWGWQLIIVLAAVTLPLGLTTSKEYAELEWPIDILIALVWVIFAINMFGTIIRRRERHMYVAIWFYIATVVTVAVLHIVNSLAIPVSFMKSYSIYAGVQDALVQWWYGHNAVAFFLTTPYLGLMYYFLPKAANRPVYSYRLSIVHFWALIFLYIWAGPHHLLYTALPDWAQSLGTVFSIMLLAPSWGGMVNGLLTLRGAWDKVREDPVLKFMVVAVTAYGMATFEGPLLSIKSVNAISHYTDWTIAHVHVGALGWNGFLTFGMLYWLIPRLYGTSIYSKKLANNHFWIGTIGILFYAIPMYWAGFAESSMWKEFTPEGFLRYPNFLETVKNIIPMYDARAIGGLIYLVGMFMMIYNLWMTARQGKFIGDETAEAASLKSQELPAGQTHWHRKLERKPIRFAFIALIVIMIGGLIEMIPTFMIKSNIPTISSVMPYTPLELEGRDLYIREGCNTCHSQMIRPFRSETERYGEYSKAGEFVYDHPFLWGSKRTGPDLQREGNKYPNAWHYNHLMDPGSMSPGSIMPSYAWFGENKLSTYHTADKIHAMRKLGVPYPDGYEEQAEADLKKQAAIIAKDLNDNGVPVNGDEEIIAIISYLQRLGTDIKKSPTANNN
- a CDS encoding CcoQ/FixQ family Cbb3-type cytochrome c oxidase assembly chaperone, with the translated sequence MFQNNLASITGIAIYPLISFVAFFLFFAAVSVYAFMQDKQEIKKISEMPLHDDVITEQQNHNA
- a CDS encoding nitrous oxide reductase accessory protein NosL, whose protein sequence is MKHKLSFVFRVIVLIASLAMATVLFLPIWKISLVAPQYPEGLTMKIWATKLTGDVAIINGLNHYIGMKTLHDEDFIEFKILPFVIIGYALLGLLVLFLNRRIFLRLYAILFVIIAAVSLTDFYFWEYAYGHNLDPSAPIQVPGMAYQPPLIGYKQLLNFSAFSFPDIGGFIFAICGALIIGSALWDFFQERKIAKKSSKLTLMFVIPFFAFISLSLSSCSQSPQPIKYGADNCDNCKMTIMDAKFAGELITAKGKVMRFDDAHCLLAYLQSEAFKNQKAAAAYLTDFSGDHKFVNTENAFFLSSPKLGSPMNGNVATFAVTDSLKKIQQQLGGEVITWKQLSKQ
- the nosZ gene encoding Sec-dependent nitrous-oxide reductase — protein: MKTSIKYLLVITTVIAMAFLLKSCKTKNAAQAISGDAAQEVYVAPGKYDEFYNFVSGGFNGQMGVYGLPSGRLLRIIPVFTQSAESGYGFNENTSPMLNTSHGFVPWDDLHHTELSQTNGEIDGRWVFGNGNNTPRIARINLATFRTDEIIEIPNSAGNHSSPFITENTEYVIAGTRFSIPMGKERDVPINTYKKNFHGTVSFISVDQTNGRMKIAFQLLLPGVNFDLSHAGKGPSHGWFFFSCYNTEQANTLLEVNASQKDKDFIMAVNWKKAEEYLKAGKGRVEKVQYAHNVYSDETHMATSTIENEVTVLDPTGLEGIVYFIPCPKSPHGCDVDPTGEYIVGSGKLAAVIPVFSFTKMMDAIAKKDFIGNYDSIPVLKYESVLYGEVKKPGLGPLHTEFDGKGNAYTSFFVSSEIVKWNIKDLTVLDRAPTYYSIGHLCIPGGDSRKPNPKYVIAYNKITKDRYLPTGPELAQSAQLYDISGDKMRLILDFPTVGEPHYAQAVAADVISKNSVKFFKIEENKNPFVAKGEKEARVERKGNRIDVYATAIRSHFVPDNIEGVRLGDEVYFHVTNLEQDWDVPHGFAIKGANTAEILIMPGETQTLKFVPDQVGIVPFYCTDFCSALHQEMQGYMRVSPAGSTLPISFSTGQQAPPLNP
- the ccoS gene encoding cbb3-type cytochrome oxidase assembly protein CcoS; this encodes MIALILLISCSLIVAVAFLIGFLWSVSSGQYDDIYTPSIRMLFENELKNDQEARPDTTKENHESYSQSPTKKQLHP